A genomic window from Lotus japonicus ecotype B-129 chromosome 1, LjGifu_v1.2 includes:
- the LOC130717472 gene encoding uncharacterized protein LOC130717472: MKKKKTIDFFFKRKERDDEQAQPSLVSPTSIDINVSNIVEVGQPTQSTVEQLVQPPPSKALRIEQERINIDALIRDPGKRPRILDYLVNQQDEIRRAYIKFGPYQFLMDEYPFSASVDAVKWMTFQACAFRGHDESVRSKNRGNFIEMIKLLASYNREVDEVQSDIRKEIGDAKFCLLVDEARDESKREQMALVIRFVDKNGYVKERFLDMIHVRDTTSHTLKEGICSILSHHNLNIKSVRGQGYDGAIGSSCKRNDELQAAYANEISHLVANDEIETGRGANQISTLQRPGDTRWSSHLNSITHLLRLYNATTTVLEDLAIEGSTYSQRGDATYAFKSLMSFEFVFILHLMKELTGICDKLCQALQKKTQDILNAICLVFTTKSLIRELRDFGWDSLLQNVRSFCDSRSIEVPDMSSSFSDIIRSRRQKDKVTIEHHYRIDVFNVVIDYQLKKLNSRFSEQATELLKLSTALDPKDSFKSFNVEHICSLVEKFYPSDFSGQEKIQLPYELQHYEFDVIKDVNFQNLSTIGELCQKLVESEKSIVYPLLDRLLRLVLTLPVSTATTERAFSAMKVIKTRLRNKMEDDFLTDYMVVYIEKEIAEKYTSDMIIDDFYSMKQRRAQL, from the exons atgaagaagaagaaaactatTGACTTTTTCtttaagagaaaagagagagatgaTGAACAAGCACAACCTTCACTTGTTTCACCAACTTCAATAGATATTAATGTTTCAAATATCGTTGAAGTTGGACAACCAACACAATCAACCGTAGAGCAACTTGTCCAACCACCTCCTTCAAAAGCTTTGAGGATTGAACAAGAAAGAATCAATATTGATGCTTTGATTCGTGATCCTGGAAAGCGTCCAAGAATTTTGGATTATCTTGTTAATCAACAAGATGAAATTAGAAGAGCATACATAAAGTTTGGACCGTATCAATTTTTGATGGATGAATATCCGTTTTCTG CTTCTGTGGATGCCGTTAAATGGATGACATTTCAAGCTTGTGCTTTTAGAGGGCATGATGAAAGTGTGAGATCTAAAAATCGGGGAAATTTTATAGAGATGATAAAACTTTTGGCTTCTTATAATAGAGAAGTAGATGAA GTGCAAAGTGATATTCGTAAAGAGATTGGTGATGCAAAATTTTGTTTACTTGTTGATGAAGCTCGTGATGAATCTAAGAGGGAGCAAATGGCTCTTGTCATTAGATTTGTTGACAAGAATGGATATGTTAAGGAGCGTTTCTTGGATATGATACATGTGAGAGATACTACTTCACATACTCTTAAGGAAGGAATTTGTTCTATATTATCTCACCATAATCTCAACATTAAAAGTGTTCGGGGCCAAGGATATGATGGGGCTA TAGGTTCTTCTTGTAAACGCAATGATGAGTTGCAAGCTGCTTATGCAAATGAAATTTCACATTTAGTTGCAAATGATGAGATTGAAACAGGAAGGGGGGCAAATCAAATTAGCACACTACAAAGACCCGGTGACACTAGATGGAGTTCCCACTTAAATTCAATAACCCATCTTTTACGATTGTATAATGCAACAACTACGGTTCTTGAAGACTTGGCCATTGAAGGATCTACTTATTCTCAACGAGGTGATGCCACTTATGCTTTCAAATCATTAATGTCATTtgaatttgttttcattttacACTTGATGAAAGAACTTACGGGAATCTGTGACAAACTTTGTCAAgctttacaaaaaaaaactcaagaCATCTTGAATGCTATTTGTTTGGTGTTTACCACAAAATCATTAATTCGAGAGTTAAGGGATTTTGGTTGGGATTCTCTTCTACAAAATGTTAGATCTTTTTGTGATAGTCGATCTATTGAAGTTCCAGACATGAGCTCTTCTTTCTCTGACATAATTCGATCTCGTCGTCAAAAGGATAAAGTGACAATAGAGCACCATTACCGTATTGATGTATTTAATGTTGTCATCGATTATCAGTTGAAAAAATTGAATAGCAGGTTCAGTGAGCAAGCAACTGAACTTCTTAAATTGAGCACAGCTTTAGATCCTAAGGATTCATTCAAGTCATTTAATGTTGAGCATATTTGCAGTCTTGTTGAGAAATTCTATCCTTCGGATTTTTCTGGCCAAGAAAAGATTCAGTTACCATATGAATTGCAACATTATGAATTTGATGTGATCAAAGATGTCAACTTTCAGAATTTGTCCACTATTGGTGAATTGTGTCAAAAGTTAGTTGAGAGTGAAAAATCAATTGTCTATCCTTTACTTGATAGATTGTTGCGACTTGTTTTGACTCTTCCTGTATCAACAGCAACCACTGAACGTGCTTTTTCAGCTATGAAAGTTATAAAAACAAGGTTGCGCAACAAGATGGAAGATGATTTTCTCACTGATTACATGGTTGTTTATATTGAAAAGGAAATTGCTGAAAAATATACCAGCGATATGATAATTGATGATTTTTACTCTATGAAACAACGACGAGCACAACTTTAG